In Malus sylvestris chromosome 2, drMalSylv7.2, whole genome shotgun sequence, the genomic stretch TATGACCTGGGACCTGGCAGATTTGGTTCTGAGGCTATTTTTGTCCCTCGCACTCCTGGCGTTACTTCTGAAGAAGATGATGGCTACTTAATACTCTTTGTTCATGACGAGAACACTGGGTACTATTTTCATTTCTcagactattttttttttttccgctgGATATTCTTATAAACCATAATATAAGTTTCTTTATACCTCTCCGTGCTTATGCTTTTGAAGCTGAGTAAACCGGTGTTACCAGCGGTTATGCAGTGACGTGCGTGTGAAGTTCAATCTTCTTGAGGACAGACTGCAATCTAAACTTGCATTTTGATCATGCAGAAAATCAGCAATTCATGTAGTTGATGCAAAGACAATGTCACCAGACCCCGTTGCAGTTGTGGAATTGCCACACAGAGTTCCATACGGTTTGCATGCTATCTTCGTGACAGAGGTCAGCGCCACTTCAATTGTTCCGAAGATGCACCTTAATCTTTACTTCATTCTGCATCATGCAGTGCACATATTCACACGAAGATTGGGATCATGCAGATCagttttatttgatttaatttgactcaaaactgccttctAAGTTCTAACCCGGTGCTTGCTTGCGTTTATGTTTCGTTCTCCTACTCTTACCATTCCTTTTCTTGGTAGCGCGCTTCTGATGTAAATTACGGTTTCTTGAACAGGAGCAATTGCAAGAACAAGCGAAGCTCTAATTGTTCGATCATTGGAAGAACCCGCAAGGGAAGGCAGGCCACTGTAATATAATGTATACACCTCTGTATTTAAACTACTCTTGTGATTTATACTTGTTGCTAACAAATTCGACTGCAATCGATAATATAATGATCGAACAAAATGTATACACCTCTGTATTTAAACTACTCTATTAGTCtgttgtgttttaattacttgGAACAAAAATGAATCAATACCTATACCATCTTGATTAATGTTAATTATATACTTGGATGCATTTTCCGTTTTTCTTATTTGCATGGGGTCGTTTTTATGATTGCAATATCGACTGCAGTCGAATTTGTTAGCAACAAGTTAAGTGGTAATTAATTTTTGTCTCTCTTGTTGTGATTTTAGCTTACAAATCTTAATTATCTACCTCTTGGTGTATACGACGGCTAAATCTTACAAATCTTAATTATCTCCCTCTTGGTGTATACGACGGCTAAATCTTTTCTTGTCCAACAAGTCATCTTGATACTTGAAAGTGATAGCTTGAAGATTGAAGGTAGGTACCAAGTCATCACAAATGGGGCAAAATTGGCAAGCTTATTGAACTATAGGCTTCAACGTCTACAATGTTGATATAACAAAGAGGGAACCCAAATGACAATATTACCATCCTCCCAATTTGACTTAAAATGTGAAGTTTGAAATCTTTCaatctatttctttcttttgaacaaacgatattttattttaaactaatctaaactGTGAGGATGGAAATTCAAACTTGAGTGCATAAGAGATCACATTCACACTAATTAATGTGGCATGTCAAAGGAACCTAAATGACAACATCACCATCCAATTTATGTTTTCAGCTCAAATCAATCACAATTACAAGAAATTGGAGGTCTATATGACCAGATTAGACAGACCACATTTTTGGCCAAGTAACGTAAGGTGTTTGATTCTATGGCTATCTGGCCTGAACCGCTTCGTGgacctaaaaacaaaaagatcGAGGCATCACTAATTTTGATTAATGTCAACGATCAAGTCTAAAAGATTGCTCATTTTATGACCAAAATGTCACGGATTCAAGTTGTGAAAACAGCCTCATTGCCAAAAAAAGATAAGGCTATGTACGAAAAAACGTTCATTTTTCAACCCTCCAAAGCGAGAAGCCTTGCCCAAAAacattagtttttatttatgaCTTCCTTGATTCATAACTTTGACCAATCCAAATAAGCATTGCTTTATCTCAGCAATTTGGTTCCTACTTGTATCAAACTCACTAATCCTAAACAAAGCATCTTCTTGATTTATAGCTACAAGCACAATGGATGAACAAAGAATAACTAATTTGCTTAACAagcaaacaaaaaccaaaaaaaaaaaaaaaaacataaaaactagaaaattgaaaaacctcAAACAAATTAAGCATATATGAATCAATGTTTCTAAAAAGCAAAATAtggtgaaagaaaaagaaagaaaatcccTCAGGAAAGCCTGGTTTCAACCTGGAGAGCACGAAAGCAATTAAGAATTGGCTCCTCAACCTCTGCAGAAAAGGGAGCACCAATCtttttaattgtaatttcatgCATTCTCCTCAGATTACTAAATTGTTCATCATTGGGACATCTCTAGCTGCTTTTACAGACAGACAGACAACTTCAATCGAGAGAGAGAAGGCGGGGAGGGACGGGAGGAAGGTAGGTTTTAGATTGCAAGATGTGTGCTAGGGTTTCAGGTTCGTTTGGACTGGTAATCACGTGGTCCACTGCCTTCCATCCAGATATTGCACTTTGGGCTGGGCTTCATTGAGATCTAGAAaaccttttgttttcttatGCCTTGTTTCCAAAATTCTTTTTAATTCTACATTTTCAGAGGAAGTTTTTGGGTTCTGAAATCTGATTTCCAAAACtattaggttttttatttaggaaaactaataaaaaaaattttaaaaattttgaattttaacgataaggataaaataaatggtaaagtgaatagtaccagaattgattttttaatgtacaaatgtgatttttcattaaagtgaacagtatcagaagtttttcgttaaattttcctttttattttcaatcttaAACATTCAATTTTCGTATAAATTAATACAATGTAACCTTGTCATAACCAGAAATTTATATGTTTCTCAATACGTCGTTCATGATATAAGATAAGTCAATTTGTCGTCTTTCCATAGACCAGAATAGTTTGCAAAATCATCATTTCGCAAAATGGAAAAATATTTACATGAAAACTTAATTTATTCTTTTCCTCCTTTGGTTACAACTCTACTTAATTTACTCACAAGTCACAACACACATCCTAAAGCTAAATTTACTCAAAACACCCCAGCTCCCCCTATTCACATCCTCATTCAAAATTGTGGAAACTAGTTTGGTTTTTGCACAATTAAACTGGAGTGTTGTAAAAATACGTAACAATAATCAAACCCAGTAGTGCCTCAAAAAGTAGTTGGACTGTTAAGAAAACCAGATAATTATAGCTACATTTAGAAACACAGATCAAATTCTCCCCTCCAGGGATGGGAAATAGTCTTTTCAGGAGTCACCACAACCCTAAATTTCGTCCGAAACCCAAGTCACAACACACTTTCGAAAATCAAAATACCTGCAGTGTTTAGAATCTACACATTCACAACTAATTTTCTGGTTTTAAGTTCCCAACTGATGCCTTTTGATACTGTTTCTACAACAGGAGTGAGTGCAAGCGATGGCAGGCTCAAGACGACATGAACTCCACCACCATCTCCTTCCGCCCCACCCCCAATAATTACAAGGTAACCAAAGCCAAGAATGAGTTGCCGGATACTGACATTGAACAGCCGGGTGTCCTCCAAGAGAGACTCTGCACGCCTTGAGCATCTCCTGCAAGATATAAGCCTCTATGTAATACAAGATGGACAACTGATAAAAACGGCTTGCCACATGAACTGAAACCCTGTCAAGAGGGGACCCAAACCTCGTAGAGGGATCTCATTTACTGGGGATGGTGCCGCGAGACAACCCATTCAACTGCATGTTTTCCCTCTGTTGACCCAGGAACACACTTTCCTTGCTGTCACCAAACGTGGAAGGGTATGCTGATGATGGGCCATGACCATTGCCATTACCATTAGAGTGTGTGTGGTGGCTCTGTGTCCTGAGCCATTTACCTGATCTGTCTTGCTGGACATTTGAGGAATCAAAATTCCCATTGCTGGTATTTGGACAGCACTCAAAACCAGATTTGGCAGATTCAGCTGAATGGTTTCCATCATAATTCATGCCCTTTTCTAGTGAGGAATTTTCGTCGTTATCatcttgtttctttttattaagGAAGCGACCTCCACACCCCCTTGCCCTCCTTAATGCATGCAGGTGTCGAGACTCATGAAGATATGGCTGTACAGTGGCAATAAAATCATATGTCAAACAGGCCCTAAAGGACAAATTACTAAGCAGAAGAAGCAGATCAAGTAGTTACTGATGTATGAACATAAAACCTAAAGGAACCACCATGTATCATCAAGGCTTTACCACCCAAATTTAAGCCTAAAGCAAGTGTCCGGGAGTGAAAAAATCGATAGACCCACCAATGTGGTTGTAAAAAGTATATGCTAATATGAACATGGAATGAAATACATTTTCATTCAGCATATCGCCAACATTACTTTGATATCACCAATTTACATACCCAAAAAAACGACACTGGTGAAGATGAGTCAGAAATGACTGCTACTTACCGACATTTACCAATATTTCTGATAATACATCTCCAGAGTTCCAGTGTTTCTATTGATATTTCCATATTTCTAACTTCCAAAATTGTATAACTTTATCAAATTTGCTACTAGTTAATCCACCTTAGACTTTAGATTTCAAGTTCATACTTGCTACTAGTTGATCCTATATTCACAAGTCACCCTACACGTCATACTACTGGGCATGAGTAGTTtacttatttaatttaattaaagttgTAATGATGCATTTTCTTCAGAAATTAGACATAGAGAACAAATATTCATTAAACTCCATATTTCATCCTTGCTGGTTTCTTGTACCCAACTCCCCATGAGTTTGAAGAACGAAAGAATTGAAATCATTTACCTTTCGAGCTTTTATAAGTTTCTTTTCAAGCTCAGCTTTAGCACGTGACTGTCTTCTTCTCAAAATACCATGGTACTGCTTGGCATTTACATACACAGGCTCCTCTTCCATATCAGGAGGCAAAGGCATTCTACCAGGATGCATACCATAGAAGTGGGGAGGCAACTAGCATCACGCTAAAAACCATCAGATATGAAATGACAACTTTTCTCAACACTAAATTCAGTGCAGTATGATAATATTCATCCTATTGCTTATACAAGACTAGAAAGTGCAACAGTTGCATCTATTGTGGACTACAACATTGATTAGCAAACATGTATATATGGTACCAAACCCGAcagaaaaaacataaatacatatttttatcacaaatggtcctttaTCTTTTACCAACTCATCAGTTTGGTCCCTTGTGTTTCAAGCTCATCAATTTCGTCCCTTGTATATTTTAACGGAATTGATGAGAGAAATATTGGTATGAAGTATGAATGTGCATAAATGCAAGCTTTGGAGAATAAAAGGTGTGATGTAATTAGGATTCCAGATAAAAGTATTTGCTTTCCCAATTTGTTTATAGGGGTAaattacttaattaataatttaattgacTTGGTTATAATTTAGTTTTCCATTTTTGGCTAGACGTGGACACTATTTGAACCCTTTTATCTCATTCTCCTTACTTCCTCAACATGGTATCCAGAGCATCATTGGCTCAAAGACCT encodes the following:
- the LOC126598924 gene encoding nuclear transcription factor Y subunit A-4-like isoform X1 — its product is MMPAKSNEDLHIEHGAETALQPIYSQPWWRGVGNGTASSMVDHSSSMVMNGAMQAQTNARLDGRANFNKEFRTTVESQSDGNGGSENQHTKSVSSSVVPAMGQHMDPNSQMELVGHSIVMSSYPYADPQYGGMLTPYGPQTMLPPHFYGMHPGRMPLPPDMEEEPVYVNAKQYHGILRRRQSRAKAELEKKLIKARKPYLHESRHLHALRRARGCGGRFLNKKKQDDNDENSSLEKGMNYDGNHSAESAKSGFECCPNTSNGNFDSSNVQQDRSGKWLRTQSHHTHSNGNGNGHGPSSAYPSTFGDSKESVFLGQQRENMQLNGLSRGTIPSK